A single genomic interval of Aureliella helgolandensis harbors:
- a CDS encoding CRTAC1 family protein translates to MKHCNWATGHTVANRNGSNWSNCRLGHWMERLVGESHWASGICAVALALALLGMGADAAEGQRAIRFTDVTDASGIDFEHSHGGSDQGYIIEGMSTGVVTFDYDRDGWIDIYFLNGSRLKGTPAGPDLHNALYRNLGDGTFEDVTEEAGVGDVGYGLGAAAADYDGDGWLDLYINNFGKNVLYRNNGNKTFSNMTESAGVGNGAKVGAGVAFFDMDGDEDLDLYVANYVNFAYENHVPILINGKRFQAGPQYYQAVPDTLFRNEGDGTFSDWTQQSGIGRVATPSMGVVCFDSDSDGDIDVFVANDGQPNCLFMNDGSGVFEEMGLLFGVARDFNGKANSSMGVDVGDYDGDGLFDLMTTSYQAEMPVLYHNLGDGLFEDATNAARITSELFAHVNWGTGLVDFDNDGDQDLFIACGHFDRIEDIDDRTSRATQNYLLENVGGSFIDVSGEAGAGMAVVESSRGAAFEDFDNDGDVDVLVLNSATKPTLLRNDTPHQNHWIEIELQQAGMNRMGVGSIVKLEIEGSVQSRTVVSGRGYQSHFGDRLHFGLAGHSQPVEVRVHWPNGTVSSHSVEPDTRTVLQGSPAK, encoded by the coding sequence ATGAAACATTGCAATTGGGCGACCGGTCACACTGTGGCTAATCGAAACGGCAGCAATTGGTCCAACTGTCGATTGGGGCATTGGATGGAGAGACTTGTTGGCGAAAGCCATTGGGCGAGTGGAATCTGTGCGGTCGCTCTGGCTCTGGCATTGCTTGGAATGGGGGCCGACGCAGCAGAAGGCCAACGCGCAATCCGCTTTACCGACGTGACGGATGCGTCTGGGATTGATTTTGAACACTCGCATGGTGGAAGTGATCAAGGTTACATCATCGAAGGGATGTCAACTGGGGTCGTCACGTTCGACTACGATCGCGACGGTTGGATCGATATCTACTTTCTCAATGGAAGTCGTTTGAAGGGCACGCCGGCGGGGCCTGACTTGCACAATGCGTTGTATCGAAATTTGGGTGATGGGACGTTCGAGGATGTTACTGAAGAAGCGGGAGTTGGTGACGTTGGGTACGGATTGGGAGCAGCAGCAGCAGACTACGACGGCGATGGCTGGCTAGACCTCTATATCAACAATTTCGGGAAAAACGTCCTCTATCGCAACAACGGCAACAAGACTTTCTCGAATATGACAGAGTCTGCGGGAGTCGGGAACGGTGCGAAGGTCGGTGCCGGAGTGGCGTTCTTCGATATGGATGGAGATGAAGATCTAGACCTCTACGTCGCGAATTATGTTAATTTTGCTTACGAAAATCATGTGCCGATTCTCATCAACGGCAAGCGATTTCAAGCGGGGCCCCAGTACTACCAAGCGGTACCCGACACTCTGTTTCGCAACGAGGGCGATGGCACTTTCTCCGACTGGACCCAACAGAGTGGAATTGGCCGTGTGGCGACACCCAGCATGGGCGTTGTTTGCTTCGACAGTGACAGTGATGGAGATATCGATGTCTTCGTAGCCAACGATGGACAACCCAATTGTCTGTTCATGAACGATGGAAGTGGAGTCTTTGAAGAGATGGGCTTGCTATTCGGGGTGGCGCGTGATTTCAATGGGAAGGCCAACTCTAGTATGGGAGTTGACGTCGGAGACTACGATGGCGACGGACTCTTTGATCTGATGACAACAAGTTACCAGGCTGAGATGCCTGTTCTGTATCACAATCTTGGGGATGGATTGTTCGAGGACGCTACGAATGCGGCTCGGATCACCTCCGAGCTTTTCGCTCACGTCAATTGGGGAACAGGCCTGGTGGATTTTGACAATGATGGCGATCAAGATCTGTTCATTGCCTGTGGGCACTTCGACCGCATTGAAGATATTGACGACCGTACCAGCCGGGCGACGCAAAACTACTTGCTAGAAAACGTTGGAGGTTCCTTTATTGACGTCAGTGGAGAGGCGGGAGCCGGCATGGCGGTGGTGGAATCGAGCCGCGGCGCTGCGTTCGAAGATTTTGACAACGACGGTGATGTTGACGTCCTGGTGTTGAACTCGGCTACCAAGCCGACGCTGCTGCGCAACGACACGCCGCATCAGAACCACTGGATTGAAATTGAGTTGCAGCAAGCAGGGATGAATCGAATGGGCGTCGGCAGCATCGTGAAGCTCGAGATCGAGGGCAGCGTTCAAAGCCGGACGGTGGTGAGCGGGCGGGGGTACCAGAGTCATTTTGGCGACCGCTTGCATTTCGGATTGGCAGGCCACTCGCAGCCAGTGGAAGTTCGTGTGCACTGGCCCAATGGAACCGTCAGTAGCCACTCCGTAGAGCCGGACACGAGGACTGTCCTACAGGGAAGCCCTGCGAAGTAG
- a CDS encoding CRTAC1 family protein has translation MFSHERRGTWPEHMWSFLLVMALSMGPQQVNWAADRLNWTFSDFTSESGIDFVHEDGHTDQQYLYELMGAGVAVLDYDSDGRLDCLFCTGVEQLPHDGIKIHSLPLPLYRNLGERKFKSQGKPARLSLTAYGLGVATADYNNDGFEDVYLSNFGQNQLLQNNGDGTFSDVTEVAGVSGGAQFSAGVAFLDLENDGDLDLFVGNYVEFSYERHDVLAPLAFPFPLGPKDYPPAADQIFVNTGEGGFIDASASFGLSNLHAPTMGIVGIDFDQDGDTDIFACNDGRPNHLYENLQGMQFREAGLLAGVAYDLLGNANGSMGADVTDFNNDGIEDLLVSDYIRQLPMLYQSVGGLGFEDAARRSGIGRSVISHVNWGVAWGDFDLDGDADALLANGHFLREVVDGADVTSYAVANTVMENIGDQKFRDISRQVLNTEGGLGSSRGVAVGDLDGDGDLDAIILNNAAPPQMLENLCTAPAHWLQCKLTGVEANRNAVGARVVLQTSHKARSQTVHRGRGYQSDYGHYLHFAWPADEAFESVTVHWPGGTQQQVKEIALDQLNEIIEQPAGAPPPP, from the coding sequence TTGTTCAGCCATGAACGCAGGGGGACGTGGCCTGAGCACATGTGGAGTTTTCTCCTTGTCATGGCTCTATCTATGGGGCCACAGCAGGTGAACTGGGCGGCGGATCGTCTCAACTGGACGTTTTCTGATTTCACGAGCGAGTCGGGAATCGATTTCGTGCACGAAGATGGCCATACTGACCAGCAGTATCTCTACGAGCTGATGGGGGCGGGCGTCGCCGTGCTGGACTATGATTCCGACGGTCGACTCGATTGCCTATTCTGCACGGGGGTTGAACAGCTGCCCCATGACGGGATAAAAATCCATTCGCTGCCTCTGCCCCTCTACCGCAATCTGGGAGAACGCAAATTCAAGTCGCAGGGTAAGCCAGCCAGACTCAGCTTGACGGCCTATGGTCTCGGCGTCGCCACCGCAGACTACAACAATGACGGTTTTGAAGATGTGTATTTGAGCAACTTCGGCCAGAATCAATTGCTGCAGAACAACGGTGATGGAACCTTCTCCGATGTTACCGAGGTAGCGGGAGTCTCAGGGGGAGCACAATTCAGCGCGGGAGTGGCCTTCCTCGATTTAGAGAATGACGGTGATCTCGACTTGTTCGTCGGCAACTATGTCGAATTCAGCTACGAGCGGCATGACGTACTGGCTCCACTGGCATTTCCATTTCCGCTTGGGCCTAAGGATTATCCTCCCGCGGCCGACCAGATCTTCGTGAATACGGGGGAAGGCGGCTTCATCGACGCGAGCGCAAGTTTCGGGTTGTCCAACCTGCATGCGCCGACCATGGGAATTGTGGGAATCGACTTTGACCAGGATGGCGACACCGATATCTTCGCCTGCAATGATGGCCGCCCAAACCATCTGTACGAGAATCTGCAGGGTATGCAATTCCGTGAGGCAGGCTTGTTGGCTGGAGTTGCGTACGACCTGCTGGGCAATGCCAATGGAAGCATGGGGGCCGATGTAACCGACTTCAACAATGATGGAATCGAGGATTTGTTGGTGAGCGACTACATCCGGCAACTGCCCATGTTGTATCAGAGCGTAGGCGGGCTTGGGTTTGAAGATGCTGCTCGCCGTAGCGGTATAGGTCGGTCGGTTATTTCTCATGTAAACTGGGGAGTCGCTTGGGGGGATTTCGATTTGGATGGCGACGCGGACGCATTGCTCGCCAATGGTCACTTTTTGAGGGAAGTCGTCGATGGTGCGGACGTAACGAGCTATGCCGTAGCAAACACCGTGATGGAAAACATCGGTGATCAGAAATTTCGAGATATCTCTCGGCAAGTCCTAAATACTGAGGGAGGTCTTGGCAGCAGTCGGGGCGTGGCAGTAGGTGATCTGGATGGCGACGGTGACCTCGACGCGATCATCCTCAACAACGCTGCTCCTCCACAGATGTTGGAGAATTTATGCACGGCGCCAGCCCATTGGTTGCAGTGCAAGTTGACTGGGGTTGAGGCCAATCGGAACGCCGTTGGTGCGCGTGTGGTCCTGCAGACCTCGCACAAAGCACGCAGCCAGACTGTGCATCGCGGACGCGGCTACCAAAGCGATTACGGACATTACCTTCATTTTGCTTGGCCCGCTGATGAAGCATTCGAATCTGTCACGGTCCATTGGCCAGGCGGGACGCAGCAGCAGGTTAAGGAAATCGCATTGGATCAATTGAATGAAATCATCGAGCAGCCCGCCGGTGCGCCGCCACCTCCGTAG
- a CDS encoding DUF1559 domain-containing protein, translated as MTKFHNCRENQRAFTLVELLVVIAIIGILVGLLLPAVQSAREAARRMSCSNNVRQLGIALHNHESAYQYFPASRIAPDVAIEDNGTEKSGFQSWTTVILPFVEQQNLGNLLDYKSAWSSLRNRPAVSMQLPLFRCPSAPGSDRTDPRHVLGAAAGDFGSINEVKKKVFTQVLNYPTAPGDAARIGVLAKESRNPLSLITDGLSNTLMIAECAGQPEVWTGQGRMTTAQFASYNDDKVVQFAGGLVPVDGTGWADPDCGFSINGATADGLRTYGSKMINAINVSEVFSFHTGIANFVAADSSVHSVSANVDAAVFVAMCTRAGGETVNLEN; from the coding sequence GTGACGAAGTTCCACAATTGCCGGGAAAATCAACGAGCCTTCACGCTGGTTGAATTGTTGGTAGTGATTGCAATCATCGGCATACTCGTCGGGTTATTGCTGCCTGCGGTGCAGTCGGCTCGAGAGGCAGCGCGGAGAATGAGCTGTTCCAACAATGTTCGCCAGCTCGGGATCGCTCTCCACAATCACGAGAGCGCATACCAATATTTTCCTGCGAGCCGCATTGCGCCGGATGTGGCCATCGAAGATAACGGGACCGAAAAATCGGGATTCCAGTCTTGGACCACCGTGATCCTGCCATTCGTGGAGCAACAGAATTTGGGAAACCTACTGGACTACAAATCGGCTTGGAGCAGCCTGCGGAATCGACCAGCGGTCTCGATGCAATTGCCGCTGTTTCGGTGCCCTTCCGCACCGGGATCGGATCGCACTGACCCACGCCATGTGCTTGGAGCCGCCGCCGGTGATTTTGGCTCAATCAATGAAGTCAAGAAGAAGGTCTTCACGCAAGTGCTCAACTATCCCACAGCCCCCGGCGACGCGGCGCGCATCGGCGTGCTGGCCAAGGAGTCGCGCAACCCGCTGAGTCTCATCACCGATGGCCTGTCGAATACATTGATGATTGCAGAATGTGCCGGGCAACCGGAGGTGTGGACCGGTCAGGGGCGAATGACTACCGCCCAATTCGCCAGTTACAATGATGATAAAGTTGTACAATTTGCTGGCGGACTCGTACCCGTAGATGGTACCGGCTGGGCCGATCCCGATTGCGGGTTTAGTATCAACGGCGCTACGGCCGACGGGCTGCGAACGTACGGTTCCAAGATGATCAATGCGATCAATGTGAGTGAAGTTTTCAGCTTTCACACCGGCATTGCCAATTTTGTCGCTGCGGACAGTTCCGTTCATTCCGTTTCAGCTAACGTGGATGCTGCGGTCTTCGTTGCGATGTGTACGCGGGCCGGTGGCGAGACGGTAAATCTTGAAAACTAG
- a CDS encoding tetratricopeptide repeat protein — protein sequence MFKIMSVISLGCSLLALGLAVALFYQPQQSSGSDERGHRTSGEAPVAAPPPAKVAEANETSAGPGDHRSAPEPSLLLQSQARLPNTPSPATKEELETEAEWIADQLIAKIPENAMALHVGAVLNTRLHRTQAAEDLWKRCIELDPQGEIYYLNLAANALDRGDSQLAVDTIKRAMERGLESADAAHHLAIGYANLGMFDQALDTLNGALSKWSNSGALILLLGQTQLKAGQAENAEASLRKALALGADSEATYFALANACMRNGNREAAKEFREIYSAHAQTDEVSGQERYKVLSEQEARGLAIAVCSEAAAVYRTQGFVREPEQLLLRILALEPENLAALISLAEIYSSKQQMAEELMTRERIIEVNPTDLLNYLRLAKTLDNAGLSNRAIATVKLAISMAPMSVPGYAAMSEFLLEKGELAGAQWYVTQALALRPSVAGYQLLARILRNGGHETDAQAAEALARKLADPKS from the coding sequence GTGTTCAAAATCATGTCGGTGATCTCGTTGGGGTGTAGCCTGTTGGCCTTAGGGCTGGCCGTAGCACTGTTTTACCAGCCGCAGCAAAGCAGTGGCAGCGATGAACGTGGCCATCGCACGTCGGGAGAGGCTCCTGTTGCAGCTCCGCCGCCGGCGAAAGTCGCTGAGGCGAATGAGACTTCGGCGGGGCCAGGTGACCACCGGAGCGCACCGGAACCTAGTCTGCTTTTGCAATCACAAGCGCGTTTGCCCAACACGCCTAGTCCGGCCACGAAGGAAGAATTGGAAACCGAGGCCGAATGGATCGCGGATCAGCTGATTGCGAAGATTCCAGAGAATGCGATGGCTTTGCATGTGGGAGCGGTTTTAAATACGCGTTTGCACCGTACGCAGGCTGCAGAAGACCTCTGGAAGCGGTGCATTGAGCTCGATCCACAGGGCGAAATCTACTATCTCAATTTGGCCGCCAATGCCCTCGATCGTGGGGACAGTCAATTGGCTGTCGATACCATCAAACGGGCAATGGAGCGCGGACTCGAGTCCGCGGATGCCGCCCATCATTTGGCGATTGGGTACGCCAATCTAGGGATGTTCGACCAGGCGCTCGATACGCTCAACGGAGCGCTGAGCAAGTGGTCCAATTCAGGGGCACTCATTCTGTTGTTGGGGCAGACGCAACTCAAAGCGGGGCAAGCGGAGAATGCAGAGGCATCCTTGAGGAAAGCTCTCGCGCTAGGTGCCGATAGCGAGGCGACTTATTTTGCCTTGGCGAATGCATGCATGCGTAACGGTAATCGGGAAGCGGCTAAAGAGTTCCGTGAAATCTATTCAGCTCATGCTCAGACGGACGAGGTTTCGGGGCAAGAGCGGTACAAGGTATTGTCCGAACAGGAGGCGCGGGGGCTGGCCATTGCAGTGTGCTCCGAGGCGGCGGCCGTCTATCGAACCCAAGGCTTTGTGCGAGAGCCTGAGCAGTTGCTCCTGCGCATCCTTGCCTTAGAGCCGGAGAATTTGGCCGCCCTTATTTCACTCGCGGAAATTTATAGTTCAAAGCAGCAAATGGCCGAGGAATTGATGACGCGGGAACGTATCATCGAAGTCAATCCCACTGATCTCTTGAACTACCTGCGATTGGCCAAAACGCTCGACAACGCAGGACTTTCGAATCGAGCGATCGCGACCGTCAAGTTGGCGATCAGCATGGCCCCTATGAGTGTTCCGGGCTATGCAGCCATGTCCGAGTTTTTGCTGGAGAAAGGGGAATTGGCAGGAGCCCAGTGGTATGTCACGCAGGCCTTAGCCCTCCGACCGAGTGTCGCCGGATACCAGTTGCTCGCCCGGATTCTCCGAAATGGTGGGCACGAAACGGATGCCCAGGCAGCGGAGGCTCTCGCCCGCAAATTGGCGGATCCAAAGTCCTAG
- a CDS encoding tetratricopeptide repeat protein, with the protein MSTYPRSRLMVFLRLLAISTVGAGAIILIVVLITPLEDFPVGNTTLLSVAERESMLPDRGEVTSLEQSVPTTRNGTLASPNLQLPITSQAIDVPRLQAELRLLAQELVELYPQDPASFHVAAQIYRELKETKLAEENWKKSLSLQPQLAGPYVGLAELLIEAGREPEAIAVLDSADALGVSGAQVASTMALAQENLGELERAVAILEQALEEYPASSELSLAAGRVYSQLGEYPDAERYLRAAATDRSTGKSASVLLTGVLARQGKGEEAKQLSKQLSQKTPVETRPSDEDMAFQQQYEYALREIAVNMFSAGGSIAEHNRDIANDIKYLVRGLELNPNQLPLYMSLASAYRQLGDISTVHRLYGSLVELQPGNVLNYLNYASSAMQLGQNDLAESTLREAVDIDKDGVLAKAALARLTLAKGDYEEAKRLAVEVVERNRSVEAYLLLATVYRANGENGAALVAMETARQIDPMHPQLTWDAVEESKLVQP; encoded by the coding sequence ATGAGTACGTACCCAAGATCGAGATTGATGGTGTTCCTCAGGCTTCTTGCCATTTCGACCGTTGGCGCCGGAGCCATCATCTTAATTGTCGTCCTGATAACTCCGCTCGAGGATTTTCCGGTCGGTAATACCACGCTTCTATCGGTGGCCGAGAGAGAATCCATGCTGCCAGATCGCGGCGAAGTTACGTCATTGGAGCAATCTGTTCCAACGACGCGCAACGGAACGCTGGCTTCCCCCAACCTGCAATTGCCGATCACCTCTCAGGCGATTGATGTCCCTCGCCTGCAAGCTGAATTGCGGTTGTTGGCACAGGAGCTTGTCGAACTCTACCCGCAAGATCCAGCCAGTTTTCATGTCGCGGCACAAATTTACCGTGAGCTGAAGGAAACCAAACTTGCGGAAGAAAACTGGAAGAAGAGCTTGAGCTTGCAGCCACAGTTGGCGGGTCCCTATGTGGGCTTGGCAGAACTGTTGATCGAGGCCGGTAGAGAGCCGGAAGCGATTGCGGTCCTCGATTCAGCAGACGCATTGGGCGTATCGGGGGCGCAAGTCGCTAGTACGATGGCACTCGCCCAAGAGAATTTGGGGGAGCTGGAGCGTGCGGTGGCTATCCTTGAGCAAGCGCTGGAGGAGTATCCCGCGTCGAGCGAATTATCCTTGGCAGCGGGCCGCGTCTATAGTCAGCTAGGAGAGTATCCGGATGCGGAACGCTATTTGCGCGCCGCAGCTACCGATCGCTCAACCGGTAAGTCTGCTTCGGTGTTGCTAACGGGGGTGTTGGCTCGGCAGGGAAAGGGAGAGGAGGCCAAGCAACTTAGCAAGCAATTGAGTCAGAAGACTCCGGTCGAAACGCGGCCAAGTGATGAGGACATGGCCTTCCAACAGCAATACGAATACGCACTTCGGGAAATTGCTGTGAACATGTTTTCTGCCGGAGGCTCCATCGCCGAACACAACCGGGACATTGCGAACGACATTAAATACTTGGTACGTGGGCTGGAACTGAATCCCAACCAGTTGCCGCTTTACATGTCTTTAGCCAGTGCGTATCGGCAACTTGGAGACATCAGTACCGTTCATCGGCTGTATGGAAGTCTAGTGGAACTGCAACCTGGAAATGTGTTGAATTATCTGAACTACGCGAGTTCCGCAATGCAACTCGGCCAAAACGACCTGGCAGAGAGTACGCTGCGCGAAGCGGTCGATATCGACAAGGATGGAGTGCTGGCCAAAGCCGCTTTGGCGCGGCTAACGCTCGCCAAAGGGGATTATGAGGAGGCCAAACGCCTCGCTGTAGAAGTGGTCGAGCGCAATCGTAGCGTTGAGGCCTACCTCCTACTGGCGACCGTCTACCGAGCCAACGGTGAAAATGGTGCTGCCCTGGTTGCCATGGAAACTGCTCGGCAAATTGACCCAATGCATCCGCAGTTGACGTGGGATGCGGTTGAGGAGTCGAAGCTTGTTCAGCCATGA